A window of Patescibacteria group bacterium contains these coding sequences:
- a CDS encoding NYN domain-containing protein, with translation MKKNINNYAFIDSQNLNLAIREQGWRLDFKRFRIYLKDKYNIKKAFIFIGYLSTNESLYQSLQEYGYILIFKPTLRLPSGHVKGNVDAELVLHTMIEYENFDKAVIITGDGDFYCLLNYLQKHNKLFKLLIPNFYKYSSLLRHFQADYMNKLKNKLSSRY, from the coding sequence ATGAAAAAAAATATAAATAATTACGCTTTTATTGACAGCCAGAATCTGAATTTAGCCATTCGTGAACAGGGTTGGCGCCTTGACTTTAAAAGATTCAGAATATATTTAAAAGATAAATACAATATTAAAAAGGCTTTTATTTTTATTGGTTATCTTTCGACTAATGAAAGTCTTTACCAGTCATTACAAGAGTATGGCTATATTTTGATATTCAAACCGACATTACGTTTACCCAGCGGCCACGTAAAAGGCAATGTTGATGCAGAATTAGTGCTCCACACAATGATTGAATACGAGAATTTTGATAAGGCGGTTATTATTACTGGAGATGGTGATTTTTACTGTTTGTTAAATTATTTACAAAAGCATAATAAGTTGTTTAAGCTTTTAATTCCAAATTTTTATAAATACTCATCTTTATTAAGACATTTTCAGGCCGATTATATGAATAAACTAAAAAATAAGCTTTCATCCCGTTATTAG